The nucleotide window CCGCTAGCCGCCCTGCGCTCGGATGGCCAGACCAACCTGCTCAATTCGCTTTATGTGGCAGCCAATTATCCCATACCCGAAGTTGGCTTGTTCTTTAACAATACGCTTTACCGTGGGAACCGCTCGACCAAAGCGGACGCCAACGGATTTAAGGCTTTTGCCTCTCCGAACTACCCATCACTACTTGAAGCAGGGATCCAGATTCAATTAAACGCAGGAGAACTGTCGGAACCCTCAAGCCAATCGTTAAAAGTCATTGAAATGACCCCTCAGCCAATCGGTGTGGTCATGCTTTATCCGGGAATATCCGCTGACATTGTAAAAAACCAGCTACAACAGCCCGTAAAAGCCATGATTTTACAAAGTTACGGTGTTGGTAATGCGCCACAGGACGAGGCCCTGCTGACTAGCCTTAAAGAGGGCATTAACCAGGGCATCACGATTCTTAACTGTACTCAATGCTTTCGTGGTCGGGTCAATATGGACGGCTATGCGACAGGTAATGCTCTGGCTGAAATCGGTATCGTATCTGGAGCTGATATGACCATTGAGGCAGCATTGACTAAGTTGCATTATCTGCTGTCACAAGATTTAAGCCCGAGTAAAATGCAG belongs to Idiomarina sp. PL1-037 and includes:
- the ansA gene encoding asparaginase encodes the protein MPRKKIYVAYTGGTIGMKKSAQGYVPVAGHLSRCVENMPEFFRDEMPEFTINEYSPLMDSSNMTPSDWVIIARDIEQNYDDYDGFVILHGTDTMAYTASALSFMLQNLSKPVIVTGSQIPLAALRSDGQTNLLNSLYVAANYPIPEVGLFFNNTLYRGNRSTKADANGFKAFASPNYPSLLEAGIQIQLNAGELSEPSSQSLKVIEMTPQPIGVVMLYPGISADIVKNQLQQPVKAMILQSYGVGNAPQDEALLTSLKEGINQGITILNCTQCFRGRVNMDGYATGNALAEIGIVSGADMTIEAALTKLHYLLSQDLSPSKMQKLLQKNLRGELTSP